GCCATACCTAGGCCGAGCCAGAATCATGTGCCATGGCCGGACCATCAGCCCGCGGGCCTTTTGGTCAACAATACCCGTGTGGCGACTTTGGTCCCGTTCGATTTACCTCATATTCGACTTGTTTGGTTTGTTTTTagttgaaacagtgtttttctttcacaacaattcagccgaaacaatatttttcagctagcttcagccaaaattcagaccAGCAAAACGGAGCCTTTGTTGACTGTTTGAACGGTCAATATTCAAatcaaatgtagatggcttcttATGGGAAAGCAACGTCAAAGAGACTTCCAAGCATGTCCCCGTCATGATGCCTTCTATCGGAACACTTGTACTTACAACAACTGATTTCACGGCGACACAACTACCACAAAAATACGGGACACGCCACCTTTCTTTAAAATAAAAGAAATCTATAATTTTAGGTGAGAACAAATAAATTGCATCAACCTACTGTGCAAATTTCAAATCTTTCTATATCTtaacctttttatttattttaagttttccaaaaaaaataaaagcaccAAGGCAAAATGACTGTTATTATTAATCTTAATATTACTTTTGGAGACTCATTTTGGAGCTACCATGATAATCATCATGTAGCTATAACGCACTAAAGGAAAGAATTGTATAATTCTCACAAAAATAAAAAGCACGTAGTTGTGCGGTAGGTGGCTTAGGAGCAAATAAGGGTGAAAGATGAGACAGGTTAGACAGAGCTGAATACTAAGGCACCGGCAAGCTTCTGCGATACGATAGTTGTTTGATGAGCTGGTAGTGAAATAGCAAATAAGAGTAACTCTAGCAGCTCCTCAAACAGGCTCCTAAACCATATTTTGAAAGCCCAGGTCAAAAACACGGGTTGAGCAGGGCTCCTACTTAGACTCCATAAAAATAAAAGGCTCTTAAATTGTACCCACGGGATCGGACCTCATTTTTTTGGAATCTAGATGAGGCCCATATTTTTTTAGTTTCAGTCATTTATCTCCCCGACCTATCTGAAACTAAGCTCGCTCGAGCACTCCTACACTTCCTAACACTCCTCTTGCCGGGTGCGCTGTTTCTTACGTTCCTCCCACCCACCCAACGCTCTGTGTGGCCTACCCCAGTGACTACTCCTCCCACTCTCCTGTTGTCGTCCTCCCCTTCGGTTCCGCTAGCGACGTGCCTCTCCCCAGCCTACTCCCTAGCGACACCCTTTCTATGTGTAGAGACATTGTCGGATCCATCCCCCTCATTATTCTCCTCCCCCACACACAGTGGTGTAGCTTAGGAGGGAAGAACAGAGAATGACCGAGCACATGTGCCCGTGTCAATTAGAATAGATTTGAGAGCTCCTATCTGAAAGTAGAAGGCCCTAAAATCAAAAAGTAGGGAGTCTGATTTGAAGGCTCCTCTCTCGAAAACCCCGGTCCTTAACCTATCCGATGAATTTGGCTCCAATTGAACTCGTCATTTGACACAAGAATTCGGTTATTGTACTAATTTCCTGAATACCCAATTCAGGCGTTGTTATGCACGGTCAGTGCGACATACTTGAGTTGACTGCGGAGAGGAACACCGCTCTACACGTGGCTGCGGAGCAAGGGCACCATGAGCTGATCCGGGAGCTCTGCCTCAGGTTCAGGGACCAGGGCCTCCTCTCTCGCCAGAACTCGGCGCTGGACACGCCGATGCATTGCGCGGCGAGGGCTGGGCACGCCAGGGCAGTCGCGGTCCTCGTCGAGCTGGCCAGGGACCGGGGCGAGAACACTCTGGGATGCAAGAACGAGGCAGGCGACACGGCCCTGCACCTGGCGGCGAGGCACGGGCACGGCGCGGCGGTGGAGGTGCTGGTCTCGGCGGCGGCACAACCGGCGGCCGAGCTGAATAAGGCCGGCGTGTCGCCGTTGTACTTGGCTGTAATTAGCGGCTCGGTGTCAGCAGTCAGAGCGATTATTACCAAGTGCAAGGACGCGTCATCGATGGGGCCAAGCGCACAGAATGCTCTGCACGCTGCCGTTTTCCAGAGCTCAGGTTAGTTGCTTGTTGGATTCTTAATGGTATTACTGGAAGAAAAAAATAATGCAGTGAACTAATGTGTTGATCATTTGCGTTGCCTGCAGAAATGGTTCACCTGCTACTGGAATGGAGGCCAGCTCTGGCCGACCAAGTCGACTGCAGTGGCAGCAGCCCGCTCCATTTCGCGTCGTCGGACGGCGATCGCAGCATCGTGCGTGCAATCCTGCGCGCCGGGCCGCCAGGAACGGTGTACAAGAAGGACTCGAGCGGCCTGTCGGCTCTCCACGTCGCGGCGCGGATGGGACACCACCGCGTCGTGACGAACATGCTACGGAGCTGCCCCgacgccgccgagctccgtgacGGCAATGGTGGGACCTTCGTCCACGCCGCGGCCCGGGAGAAGCGCTCCTCGGTGGTGTCGCTCGCCACCAAGGATCCCATGCTGCGCGGCCTCCTGGACGCGCAGGATAGGGAGGAGAACACGCCTCTCCACCTCGCGGTGGCAGCGGGATCGACCGGCATCGTGGAGAATCTGCTACACAACGGCAAGGTGCGGGCCAATGTTCCGAACAACGATGGTCACACAGCGTTTGATCTCGCCGCCGGATCAACCACCAGTTTCTTCAAAATGGTAAGCCTGGTGGTCACGCTAGTCGCTTACGGGGCACAGCTCCGGCCGCAGAGGCAGGACCAACTGGAGCAGTGGGTTGGCCGCGACATGGTGCGGAAGGGGATACAGAACACGTCGGACAGCCTCGCGGTGGTGGCCGGCCTCATCGTCGCCGCCGCGTTCGCCGCCGGATTCAACTTGCCCGGTGGGTACGGCGACGACGGCAAGGCGAACCTCAAGGACGATACTGTCTTCAAGAGCTTCCTGCTCTTGAACACCGGGGCCGTGGTAACGTCCATCGTGGCGGTGATTCTGCTCGTCTATGGGAAGGCATCGCGCTCTGCCGGCTCGTGGAAGAGCTTCGCGGCGGCGCTGCAGTTCTTGTGGGTGTCGCTCGTCTGCATGATGCTGGCCTTCCAGGCGGCTCTGCTCTCCGTGGCGACCACGAGGGCACTCAGTTACGGGTTCGTGGGTGTATACACGTGCATCCTTGTCTTGCAAGAATGGATCGCGCAGTGGCTGGGGCCTGCGACGAGGTTGCGCACGATTTGGAGGTTTCACTGGAAAGGAAGAAAGCATGTCGACGTCAAACGACAGTATCCGTTCGCCAAAGCTACCGTACTCAATTTACAACTTTTTACAGCTACAAGTTTCCTAGTTTCTATAGGTTTTGAAGTCATCTTTTCATTATACCGGGGATCCAAGGACACCTCAATTGCTCCATCACCGTCTGCTCTTTATTATTAGAGGGAAAAATGCCATCTGGCTCATCAAATTATTGAACTTGATGTATTCTTATTTGATCCAAAGAAAAGCAAAAATAGATGAAGAGATAAGCTGGACCTTTTTAGACACATGAACTACATATGGCTTTGTAATGTTGGTGAGACACATAAATCTTGTCAGTAGCTTTGTTTAGTTTGTAAAATGTTCATGCTCCAATGACGATGACATGTAATCTATATATTGTATATGCATTCCGTTGGCCAACATTGGTGGTTCTAAGTATCTCATATTTAGTTTCTAAAAAGCTTACAATCGCGAAAACAAGATTCAAACATAATGGTGGGAACAAAAGATTTCAAATATGAAAACCATTAACAAAGACAGTAGAATTAGGCAACCACATATGTTAATCATTAACAGAGGAGAGACGTATACATTTGGCAAATGTACTCCGCATGACTTagtcatatatataaaaaacaaaGGAGTATGCATTTGACATTAGCAAGGAATAAAGTTGGATTTGCATATAAATAGCATTTCTCTCTTGATAGTTTCCTTCTTCCAACTTGATCAGTACTAATGCATAGTGATTTTATAAGTCTTTGTCCATACAATCAAAGCAATATTGAGATCATCTTATATCCATTATATATCTTGAAATTTCTTCACTcatgcattcttgactcattcttcGATACTTGATCAATACCAATTAACTTATCAATCTCTTCTTGTCCATGCAAAGCAAAGCCACTATTGAGATCAAACTAtattcttctctttctctctttgccTTATCAATCATGCTTGCTTCTTCTTCATGTAGTACATGACTTGAGTTGGATATGCTCATTAGCAATGGAACCTATTCAAGCACTCACCAAACTAATTAGTTCTTTAATTGTTTTGTCATCTAACCACCAAAACCCACTAGGGGACTTGGATGCACTTTCAAAAGCAATTTTCGAAGCAACTGCACAATCACCACACGGTGCTTCCATAGAGCCACAAACTCTAAGTCGTCTAGGAGtcagcaagctccaagagtgacAAGCAAACCCGCTTGCAAATCAACTACCTAATGCCACTCAATCGATCTCTCCACTGTCCAAATGTTGCACTCTTGTGGAGGAGTAGAAATAGAGCTCTCACCAACTATACAACTTTTCCAAGTGGATAAGAGAAGCTCCACAGCCGACCACTCCTCTATATATAGAGAGTACCAAAACTAGTGGTTATCCCTCTTCTTCCCACGAGATTCAAACCTGGTGGTCCAACCGGCCCCAAGGCGGTCCGACTGGCCATCTCCCAAAGGTAAGAAAACGGGTAGCTAAAAGATTCTCACAAAAGTCTGGTGTACCATTGGAGAATTCTGGTGCTCATAAGCCTCAGACACGTGCAAAACATCCTTGTCTGGAGCGACACTCCAGTGCATCACCGGAGAGTAAACGTTCTCGCATACAAAGAAACCCCGTTCTGCACAGGGCTAGCGGTCAAACCATGCCAAGCACTGATAAGACCACGCCTTAGAGGAGGTGCAGACCTCGGGGCAAGCTCTAGCATTCCGGTGACCTAAAATCACCAACATTATAAACATTGTAGAAATAGGTTTTCAAAG
This sequence is a window from Miscanthus floridulus cultivar M001 chromosome 10, ASM1932011v1, whole genome shotgun sequence. Protein-coding genes within it:
- the LOC136489936 gene encoding protein ACCELERATED CELL DEATH 6-like, yielding MLSTLAWRSELQTAFTGRMDPEHQSIQLAAGASPAGSPAKATPPPMQQPPQCDHERMVVGNMCPSLYLAVYKGRMAEVTALLLQQHAAAIDCQATGVVMHGQCDILELTAERNTALHVAAEQGHHELIRELCLRFRDQGLLSRQNSALDTPMHCAARAGHARAVAVLVELARDRGENTLGCKNEAGDTALHLAARHGHGAAVEVLVSAAAQPAAELNKAGVSPLYLAVISGSVSAVRAIITKCKDASSMGPSAQNALHAAVFQSSEMVHLLLEWRPALADQVDCSGSSPLHFASSDGDRSIVRAILRAGPPGTVYKKDSSGLSALHVAARMGHHRVVTNMLRSCPDAAELRDGNGGTFVHAAAREKRSSVVSLATKDPMLRGLLDAQDREENTPLHLAVAAGSTGIVENLLHNGKVRANVPNNDGHTAFDLAAGSTTSFFKMVSLVVTLVAYGAQLRPQRQDQLEQWVGRDMVRKGIQNTSDSLAVVAGLIVAAAFAAGFNLPGGYGDDGKANLKDDTVFKSFLLLNTGAVVTSIVAVILLVYGKASRSAGSWKSFAAALQFLWVSLVCMMLAFQAALLSVATTRALSYGFVGVYTCILVLQEWIAQWLGPATRLRTIWRFHWKGRKHVDVKRQYPFAKATVLNLQLFTATSFLVSIGFEVIFSLYRGSKDTSIAPSPSALYY